The following are encoded together in the Salvia hispanica cultivar TCC Black 2014 chromosome 6, UniMelb_Shisp_WGS_1.0, whole genome shotgun sequence genome:
- the LOC125194996 gene encoding uncharacterized protein LOC125194996 gives MIDTWDIYYAILSSRKHDSELFKEWKSKLDVDRLINDLKLILSKDRPPTYHLQGEDKEFRDQWHTAECHLKGFVLASVGNALERFDKPNRPLVNKPTWFEEKSSKIRAGIAVKHLRHDVFEEGQDVGVYALVMLGYFNKLHLSGGKVDPETQQIMIRRGGLFF, from the coding sequence ATGATAgatacttgggatatttactATGCCATACTTAGTTCGAGGAAGCATGACTCTGAATTGTTTAAGGAATGGAAAAGTAAACTTGATGTTGATCGTTTGATCAATGACTTGAAATTGATTCTCAGCAAGGATCGTCCGCCCACATACCATCTACAAGGAGAGGACAAGGAGTTTCGTGATCAGTGGCATACCGCGGAATGTCATCTCAAGGGCTTCGTTTTGGCCAGTGTTGGCAATGCCCTTGAGAGGTTTGACAAACCCAATAGGCCGTTGGTCAACAAGCCCACGTGGTTTGAAGAAAAGTCCTCTAAGATAAGAGCTGGTATCGCTGTGAAGCATTTAAGGCATGATGTGTTTGAAGAGGGCCAAGACGTGGGGGTATATGCCCTAGTCATGCTTGGCTACTTCAATAAACTTCACTTGTCGGGGGGGAAAGTTGACCCAGAAACCCAACAGATAATGATccgtcgaggtgggcttttcttttaa